From Desulfurobacteriaceae bacterium:
GTTTAAGTATTTCTTTACAAATACCCTCTAGTTCTGGGTGTTCATACATCCATTGATCTGTATAATATGTACTATGTGCAGTCTTGAATATTTTATCAGACATGGAAATAGCGTCTGGATTTTCAGCAAAATACTTATCATAAAAATCTAAGATATCCTGTTTGAATTTTGATCCATCTGGATCAATCGCCGCTGTAAATACTGGAGTCGGAAATAACCAATCAAGTTTTGAAGTTTCAGAAACATTTTCAGTTCTGATACTTTGATCTATACGAACACTACTCATCAACAACCTCATCAATGAATTTATCAAGTCCAAGTTGTTTCTTCTTCCGTTTTTCCCTCTTCTAACAAAACTGCACCGTGGTCAAATTTTAATCTTTGTAGAGCTCTCACTTTTTCCCCACCTGTAAGTTTCTTCCAAACGGTAAATGACTCGTCAATTTCAACTTCTATGTAGAACTTCCTTCCTGTGATGTCTTCTGTCATATACTCCGCCCAATCATCGTGTGGTTCAGCCTCTTTCACTATCAGAATTACTCCGTCAATTTCTATAAGACTATTTTCTAGAAGCTTTAAAAGATTTCTTCTTTTTGCTCTTTTAGACCTTTTCAACCTATCTATCGCTTCTATAACTGTATCCCAAGTTATATTACTCACCGTGCCCCCCATATTTTCTCTTTAAAAACTCAACCTCTTTCTTAAATTCTTTGCTGTCGCTGTCAAAAGCATCTTTTATCTTCTGGAGCTCTGCTCTTATAAGAGTTAATCCTTCTTTCAGTTTCTCAAAATTTCTCTCCGATGAATCCAGAGATAGATAGCTTGAAATAAGTCTTTGTAGGTATTCGTCGGACAGTTTTTCTATTTCATACTTCCTGTCAACAGGAATCTCGGCATCCTCAAGGTCTTTGAGAATTTGGGCTATGCCTCTAAGTTCGTCGTAGATAAGATTTCTTTCGGAGAGGTCTAAATGCTCGTCCTTTGTAATTCGAACAATAAGAGAAAGGAACTTTTCTGGAAGTGTGGACTCTGTAGAGGTCTCATTCCCAAAAGTATCTCTCTGTTTTTCGGCATTTGAAGAACCATCCGAACTATTCCTGTTCGCTATTAAAAACTTTACAATAAACCAAATAGAAAAAAGTAGTACCAGAAGAAGAAGTATCCTGAATATTAATCTTATAATACACATTTTTTATCCCTCTAAGATAATTTTTGAGAAAACAATCCAAACTCTTCACTGCTCAAGTTTTTCTTTGAGCTTCTTGTTCATCTCTTCAAGCTTGGCTATGTTCTGCGTAGCAACTTCTATTCCTCTACGTCTTACTTCTTCAAAATCTGTTATTGCAGACATCAGTGTATTGTAGGCCTCCTCAAGTTTATTTATCGCAACAACGGGACTTGTGTACAAGGATTCAATTTCTTTAGTTTGTCCTTTAATCGCCTCTGCATTTGATTTTAGGAGCTCAGCGGTATATTCTTGAGTTGCTTTAACCGTCTCCATTGCTCTCTTTTGATTAATAAGAGAAGTCCTTATAGAAAGTCCTATAGTTAAAACGGTTTTGGTTATTGTTATGGTTCTTTCAATTGCATCGAGGAGAGCTCTGTTGTTCTGGAGTGTCTGCTCAATAGAAACGAGAAACTGCAGGTTTGCCTGTAAAATGGTCTGTAAGTCCTGAATTCTCGTAGAAAAAGTGAAAATCGCTCCTTCTATTCTCTTTTTCTCTACGGGATCATCGACAATCTGAGCTCTCTCTTTCAGCTTTTCAAGAATCTGTTTTCCTAAGCCGATCTTTTCTTCAAGTTCTTTATTGAACTGCTTTAGTTCTTCCTGCAGTCTTTCGAGCTCTATATTATCCCTAATTATCTGATCCTTAGAATCCGAAAGATGCATAGAAATTCTCTCTATATACTGTCCAATAGTCTCATACTTTTCTGCAATGAGTTTTATAAGTTCTTCTCCTTTCGGAACGAGATGGAGCAGTTTTTTCCAGAAGGGAGCTTTTTCTTCATAGTACTTCGGATTGAGTTCTTCCAACTTTTGTTGGAGAGAGTAAAGCTGGTCGGTAATAGGCTTGGTGGCTTCATCTTTGGCATAAAAAACTATCTTTTTCTCCAATGCCGAAACTTTATCTGCCACTCTTTTTTGTTCTTGAAGACCAAATTTTTCTGGAGCTCTTACAGCCTCTTCAAGAACTTCGTCCGTTATAACAACTATCTTAGGTTGTTCTGTTGTGTTCATTATCTACCTCCTCTTGAAAAGACAAGAACTTTGTCTAACTTAAGTGGATTCTACCATTCACTGAAAAGAAAAATTGGAGGGGGAGAGCTCTAAAACTATTCAGTTAAAATTAAAGGTATAAGAAAACATAGAGGAAGTATAATAGGAAATTCGTTCAACTGAATCTGCCGACTTCAAAGATCATTTTCTAGTGAATTTAAACAATTATTCTAAAAGATTAGAAAAAGAGGACTTAAACGTTAAGGGATTACTCAAAAACAACAACCTTTCTAAACACATAGCAGACGCAAGCTGAAAAAGGTTCATCTCCTATCTGGAGTATAAATCAAAACTTTACGGTAGAATACTCATCAAGGCAAATCCGTTCCATCCCTCATCAAAGCTCTGCTCTGTATGTGGATACAAGAACGAAAATCTCAAACTGTCTGATAGGAAATGGAAGTGTCCTAACTGTGGAACACAGCACGATAGGGATTACAACGCAACGCTGAATCTCTTAAAGGAAGGATTGAAACTCATAAAGGGGTCGCTCACCTTACGAGCGGTAGGGTTGGAAGACCCGAACTTACGCCCGTGGAGAGTGCTAACGCACTCGTTGAAGCGGGAAGCCCCTCATTTCAATGAGGGGTAGTTCACACCCACAGATGTAGACAACTCCTTCATTTCCAACTTTTGCAAAATGGCGAGTTCCAGCTGGAACATTCATCTTATCGCCAGGATATAAAGTAACAACTTCTCTTTCCGTACCAATTGTTATCTCGCCATCAATTATCCACCTTACTTCATCAAAAGGATGGGTATGCCAGTCATAAGTGGTGTTTGGTGGGTCATACCAAACAAAAAGATTCGTATATTCCTCCTTTTTTAATATTTTGAGAACTTCGTCCTTATCTATGATTCCTGTTCTTACAACCATTCTTTTTCTCCCTTTAAAAGCTTATATTTCTTTTTTATGAGAAAACCGAAAGGAGGGAAATAGAAAGCATATGGTAAAAGGAATTATAGTAGAAAGAGCTGGTCAAAAGATTACGGTTTTTGTTGAAAAAGAAGGAAAGTATTACAGAGGAATACCTCTTGGTAAAGTAAGAAAAAAAGACAAAGTTTATGCTGGGGATATTGTAAAAGGAAGAGTGGTTGACAAAGAAACATTTGCTATTGAAGAAATTGAAGAAAGAAAGAACCTTCTTATTAGACCCCCAATAGCTAATGTTGATAAAGTTGTTATAGTTTCCACGATCCAGAATCCGCCTTTTCAAAATTTCCTTCTTGACAACTTGCTTGTTGTCTATAGCCATTTAGGACTTGAAACCACAATTGTTTTCAACAAAATAGATATCCTTGATGAGGAAGGAAAAAAAGAACTTGAAAAGTGGTTTAAAATCTACACTGAGGCTGGATATAAAGTCATAAAGGTAAGTGCCGAAACTGAAGAGGGATTACCTCAGCTAAAAGAGGACTTAAAGGGAAAGATTTCCATATTTGCTGGACCTAGTGGGGTTGGAAAGAGCTCTATCATTTCTAAACTTACAGGAAGAGAACTTAAAGTTGGAGAAGTGAGTAAGAAAACCGAAAGAGGAAAACACACGACAAGAGAAGTAAGCCTCATTCCTTTTGATGGAGGATTTATTGGGGATGCTCCCGGATTTTCTCGCGTAGATGCCCTTAACTTTATGGAAAAAGAGGATGTTAGATTATACTTCCCTGAGTTTTTAAGGTATGAATGTAAGTATTCTGATTGTATGCATCTTAACGAAGATGGTTGTATGGTAAAAGAGGCTTTAAGACGAGGAGAAATCTCTTGTGAAAGATATAAGAGCTACCTTAAGATGATAAAAGAATTTGTAAAGTGGCTTCCGGAGGTTTGCGATTAATGGCTATAACAACAGCTACTTTCTTGGAAAAGAAGAAGAAGGGAGAGAAGATATCAGTTATTACTGCTTACGACTACCTTACTGCAAAGATAGTGGATAGTGCAGGAGTTGATGCCATTTTGGTTGGAGATTCTCTCGGAATGGTAGTTCTTGGGTACTCCTCAACTATTCCAGTAACCCTTGAAGAAATGATTTATCACACAAAGGCAGTAGTCAGGGCAAGAAAAAATGCAATGGTAATAATGGATATGCCATTCCTTTCTTACCAAACAGGAATAAGAGATGCCATTTTAAATGCTGGAAGAGCATTAAAAGAAACAGGTTGTGATGCAGTAAAGATTGAAGGTGGAGTAAGCCAAAAGGAAACTATAAGAGCTCTTGTAGAAGCAGGTATTCCCGTTATGGGACATATAGGTTTGCAACCTCAAAGCGTGAACATTTATGGAGGTTACAAACTAAGAGGAGTAGGGGAGGAACGGGAAAAACTAATAGAGGATGCAAAAGCTGTTGAAGAAGCAGGTGCTTTTGCAGTAGTTCTTGAAAAAATACCAAAGGATCTGGCAAGAGAGATAACAGAAATGCTTTCCATTCCAACTATAGGAATTGGAGCCGGCAAGTACTGTGATGGTCAAGTTCTTGTTTTCCACGATATGGTAGGACTTTTCGATGAGTTTAAACCAAAGTTTGTAAAACGTTATGCAGAACTTGGAAAGTTGGCAAAAGATGCTGTTAGACAGTACGTAGAGGAAGTAAGGAGCGGAAAGTTCCCAGACGAGGAGCATTCCTATTGATACTGGAAGTTAGAAATGTTTATAAAGAGTTTCCGATAAAGAGGAACTTTTTCGGGAAAGTTGTTAAGCAGTTAAGAGCACTTAGCGGCGTATCTTTAAAAATCTTTAAAGGAGAAACTGTTGGAGTTATCGGAGAAAGTGGATGTGGAAAGTCCACTCTTGGCAAAATAATTCTTGACCTTGAAAAGCCTACAAAAGGTGAAGTCCTTTATAAGGGAAAGAATATTAATCTTTTAAAAGGAAAAGATTATAAAGTTTACAGAAAAAATGTTCAGGCTGTTTTTCAAAATCCCCAAAGTTCTTTAAATCCAAGAATGAAAGTTTGGGAAATAATTACGGAAGGGTTAAAGATAAACTACTCCTTTTCTAAAGAAGAACTAAAAAGAATTGCTAAAGAACTTCTTGAAAAGGTGGCATTACCTTCATCTTACTTGGAAAAGTATCCTAAAGAGCTCTCAGGAGGACAAAAACAAAGAGTAGCAATAGCAAGAGCTATCGCTATGAAGCCGGAGCTTATTGTTCTTGATGAACCCACTTCAGCACTTGACGTTTCCGTTCAGGCACAAATAGTAAACCTTCTTATAGACCTTAAAGAAGAACTTAATATTTCCTACTTTTTCATTTCCCATTCTTTGCCAGTTGTTGAAGTGATTAGCGATAAAGTAATCGTTATGTATAAAGGTTTTATAGTCGAAGAAGGAGAAACCTCAAATGTTTTAGGATCTCCCAAACATCCTTACACAAAGTTGCTTATTTCTTCTCTACCTTCTTTTGAGAAAAAGAATAAGGAAAAAATACCTATAGATACTCTTTTTGAGGAAAAAGACATCCAAGAAATAAAAGGTTGTCCCTTTTATTTAAGGTGCAATATAAGAAAAAAAGAGTGTCTATCTTATGATATGAAACCTTTTGAAATATCCGGAAACCATAAGGTTTCATGCATAGGAGTTTTTTAATATTTTAAACTATTTTGTTTAAAAAATTTTTTTTGTAAAATACTAATAAACTTTATTTAGGGAGGAGGAAAAGTGATGGGGAAATTTTTCGTATTTCTCTTTGTTACGTTATCTCTGATAAATGCATACGGAGATACAAAGGAAACAGACTACTTTTCAGGAGGAATGAAAGCTTATAAAAACAATAACTATAAAAAAGCTTTAGAGTTTTTTAAGAAAGCTTATGATATAGGGAATAGTAAAGGATGTTATGAACTGGGAGCTATGTATCAGAATGGAGAAGGAGTAGGAAAAAACTATCAAAAAGCTATTGAATTTTACTCCAAAGCTTGTGAACTAGGAGAGGGTAAAGGATGTACGAACTTGGGATATATGTATGATTTTGGTTTAGGAGTGAAAGAAGATGACCAAAAAGCTGCTGAACTTTACTCTAAAGGCTGTAAGCTAGGAGATGGATTGGGATGTTACAACTCAGGAGTTATGTATCAAAATGGAAAAGGAGTAGGAAAAAATTATCAAAAAGCTGTTGAACTTTATTCTAGAGCTTGTAAACTGGGGAAGGGCGGAGGATGTACAAACTTGGGATATATGTATGAAGATGGCTTAGGAGTAGAAAAGAACTATCAAAAAGCTATAGAACTTTACTCTAAAGGTTGTAGATTAGGAAATGGGTTGGGTTGTAACAATCTAGGAGTTATGTATGCTAAAGGAAAAGGTGTAATAAAAGATGATAGAGAAGCCGTTAAACTTTACCTTAAAGCTTGTTCTTTGGGAAATGCATTAGGATGTAGTAATTTAGCTTACAGGTTTTATAACGGACAGACGGTAGAAAGGGACTTTGAAACTGCTATATTTCTTTGGGAAAGAGCTTGTGAGTTAGGATATAAAGTGTCTTGTCAAAAAGTAAAAGAAGTGGAGAACGAACTAAAGAAAAGACCTTCCTTTTTTGGTTTAAAGGTTGGTTTTACAACAGAAGAAGAGTTTAAGAAGATTGTGAAAGATAAAGGTTGGAAGATAGAAAAAGCAGGTCATAGAATTGTTAAAGATGACATATCCAATCCAAACGTTACTGGTTATGTTGTTTCAGGAATACCTCTTGAAAAAATCTCATCTGCTTACTTTTGGTTTTTCAAAGGAAAACTCATGAAAATTGAATATCGTCTTTCTGAAAGCAAGGACAAATCTACTTTTTATACCTACTACGACCTTTTAAGGAATAAATATGGAAATCCAGATAGTTATACAAAACCTCATCTTGCAGATGGAAAAGCAGTTTGGAACATAGGAGGAGTGGAAATAAAGCTTTTTTCTCCGTGGGTTAGCGAGATAACCTATTTAACTTATACAGATCTTTACCTCTCTTCCTTAGCTGATAAATCTGATAGAGAAATCTATAAAGAAGAAACCAAAAAGGAAGCAAAACCTCTTGAAGGTATTTAATTTTAGTTTCTACTCTCTCTTATTTTTTTCTTTCTACTTTTTTCTCCTTAGATAAAAGTACAAAGAGGTTTAGTGAGACTAAAACTTCCAGAGACTGGAACGGTCAAGATTTAAAAAATTATATCATGCTACAAATACTTTAACATCTTTACCCAACAACTTTTGAAGACTTTCAGTTAGCTCTATTACTTTATCGTTTCAAGTTGTGGGACTTCTACGAGAATAGCACGTTGAGGAGTTAAAAAGGGTGAAATGCCGAGTTCTTCGGTTTAATGTTCCTTTCCTTCAAAAAAGGTAAGGTCTTTTTATAAGCTATTTTTAAAAGTTCATCTTCAACATATGGAAAGTTTAAAATAAAATTTCTAGATTAAACACTCCTTGCTACCGTATAAACAAAAACCTTTTTAGCACCGCTTTTTTTAAGTTCTTTTGCAAGTTCATTACAAGTTGAACCTGTTGTAAAAACATCGTCAAAGATCAGAACCTTTTTCCCTTCTACACTATAGCTTACTTCAAAAACACCTTTTATGTTCTTTTCTCTATCTTCTGCTGAAAGTTCCGATTGTCTTTTGGGATTAAAAAGCTTTTTGGCAAGAGGCACGTAAGAAATTTCCGCACCTTCTAAAATTACCTCACATTGGTTGAATCCTCTCTCTTTCATTCTTTCTTCACTTAAAGGCACGGGAACAACAAAATCTGGAGAAACTTTTTTCAAAAAGTTTAAGAAGTGACTTTTGATAGTTTCTCCTATTTTTAAACCGATAGGTTTTCTCTTTTCAAATTTTAGTGCTTTTAGAGAGATGTCTATAAGGTCATTGTAAAGTCCAAAATACTCTACTTTGTCAAAGAAAAATTTTCTTTTCTTCTCATAGCATTCCCTACATAAATCTCCAATCCCCGGTTTTAATTTTAGTGGGAAACCACAGAGTTTGCATTTTTTTCCTTTAAACTCCTTAAAGAAACTTTTCCAACAATCTTCACAAGCAATGTAATAGTGGTCTAAAAGAAGAAAACTTCCACACGCAACGCAGTATTCAGGAAAGAGGATATCTAAGAAAACGTTTTTCGCAAGCTTTAAGAAAGAAGTTTTTCTACCTCTTCCCAACCTTTTCCAATTTCCTCTTTTAGAAAGCTTTTTACTACATCCTCAACTAGTTCCTCGTTTGAATCAATTATTTCTTTTGCTAAGGAAATTACTTTCTCGTTTTGATTTTGTTCTCTTAAAAACTCAACGAGGAAATCTGCAAGTTTTTTACCTTTATCAACATAAGATACAAGTTCCTCTTCACTTCTTACCCGTCTTTTATCAATTCTAAGGAGTAAAGACTTTTTCTCTATGTCTTCTAAAACTTTCTTAAACGTTTCTATCTCCAAATCCTTATACGTATAGCTAACTAAAACAACTGGAGGAATTTCATGCCTTTCCACTCTATCAAGAAGTTTTAAAAGTTCTTCTTTGACATTTTCCTCGGTTAAATTCAGAACTTCAAAAGGACGTAAATTTTCAATCTCTACTCTTTTAAATTCGTTACTTTCAATATCAAGTATGTTAAATCCTCTTTTTCCAAGAAGGGCTTCTTTTTTGGTTCTAAATTCGGTAGAACCTGCGTAACTAAAAATTCCTTTCCCAAGATTCTCTTTTAAGAATGCGTGGATGTGTCCTCCAGCGTAGTAGTTAAAGTTTCTTGGAAAATCGGAAAATTCCATTTCAAAGCTTTCCTCGTAAGGTAAATACTGCCCTACCCCTTGGTGGAACATAAGGATTGAGTATTTAAATTTCTCTGCTTTCTCCTCTAAAGATGGGAAGAACTCTTCTTTTAACGCATTTATCATTCTTTTTGGGAAAAATCTAAATCCTGCAATTAAGATTCCGTCAATTTCTAGAACGTCGTAAGGATCAACCAGTTTTACAAGCTTTAACTCCTCTAAAATTTTGTGAGGTGGGATTGTTCCTCTTCTTAAGACCCTGTCGTGGTTTCCGGTAATGGCTATAAACTCTATACCAGCATTTTTTACTTTCTGCAAGATGGATATACACTTTGAAAGACTTACCATATCAGGTTGATAAGTTTCAAAAAGATCTCCTGTGTGCAAAATTATGTCAACTTTTTCTTCTATCATTTTGTCAATGGCTTTTTCAAAAGAAACAATGAAGTCTTTTTTCCTTTCTATTAGCCTATACTGGGTATAGCCAAGATGGGTGTCTGAAACATGGGCAATTTTTAACATCTTTCCCTCTTACTCATATTCAACAATTACAGTTCCACCGAAGCTACCAACTCTGACTATACGTCCATTTCCGTCTTTAAAGAGAACTGCACCCGTATGTCTACCGTTTTTGTCCATCTCAAACCAAACATAACCGTTTCCTTGATAGGTGGCTACAAGTTTTCCACCGTTAAAAACCTTAACGGTAAACTTTCCACCTGTAACTTTCAGTACTTCTTTTTCCATTTTGGTTTGCCACTTACAAGAACAGGAAAAGGTAGAAAAAAGCAAAGGGAAAAGAGATAGAAGAATCAACTTCCTCACAGCTTTTCTCCTTTTAGTTCTTCAAGAACTTCCTTTAGTTTTTTAATAAAGAAGATATTCTCTTTCATAGTTCCAATAGTTACTCTTATATGATCAGGGAAACCATAACCGTCCATTGCCCTAACTATTACACCTTTTTGTAAAAGCCTTTTGAAAACTTCTCTGCTTGGAAAACCTACCTTTACGAGAATAAAGTTAGCGTAAGTTGGAACATACTCAAGTCCAAGCTTTTCAAATTGTTCATAGAGGTACTTTTTACCTTCTTCATTTACAACTTGGGAGTGTTTTATAAACATTTTGTCTTCAAGAGCTGCAACTCCTGCAACTTGTGAAGGTCTTGTAACGTTAAAAGGTTGTCTAATTCTATTCATATCTTGGATTATCTCTTTCTTCGCAACGGCATATCCAAGTCTTAATCCTGCAAGTCCATAAATCTTTGAGAAAGTTCTTGTAACAACTATGTTCTTTTCGTAGATGTATTCAACGCCGTTTGGAACGTCAAATCCTGCACCAACAGCATACTCGTAGTAAGCTTCATCAAGAACAAGTAGAACATCATCTGGAAAGTCCCTTAAAAAAGCTTCAAACTCTTTTTTGGAGAAAGCCGTTCCAGTTGGATTGTTAGGATTGGCAAGGAAAACCACAGCTGTGTTTTCGTCAATAGCATCAAGGTGCGCTTTTAAGTCCATGTAGTAGTTGTCTTTAACTTTTACTACTTTATGTTCTGCACCAGATAGCTGAACAACTATTGGATATACAGCGAAAGACTTTTCGCTGTAAACGGCATTAAGTCCCGGTCTTAAGTATGCTCTTGAGATTATGTCAAGAGCTTCGTTTGAACCAAGTCCTACAAATATGTTCTCAACTTCTACACCAAGATGCTCGGAAAGCGCTTTCTTTAGATAAAAAGAATTTCCATCCGGATATCTGTGGAGGTTCTTTAAGTCCTCTATTATTGCTCTTACAGCTTGTGGAGAGGGTCCGAGAGGATTTTCGTTTGAAGCAAGCTTAACTATTTCATTTAGACCAAGTTCTCTTTTTAATTCGTCTTCGGGTTTTCCAGGTTCGTAAACGTGAACCTTTTTTATATGCTCAGGTAGAGAAAACATTTAACCTCCTTACAAACAAGTGGTAAGATATTTTCTTGACTTAGAGATTATAACCCGAGATAAAGAGGTCAAAAATGAAACCTGAATATGAACTAAAAGAACTACTTCTTGAGAAAAATCTAAAGCTTTCTGTTGCAGAAAGTTGCACGGGAGGACTTTTATCTTCAAGGATTGTAAACGTTCCGGGAAGTTCTGCCTATTTTATGGGTGGAATTGTAGCGTACGACAACAC
This genomic window contains:
- a CDS encoding toxic anion resistance protein, whose translation is MNTTEQPKIVVITDEVLEEAVRAPEKFGLQEQKRVADKVSALEKKIVFYAKDEATKPITDQLYSLQQKLEELNPKYYEEKAPFWKKLLHLVPKGEELIKLIAEKYETIGQYIERISMHLSDSKDQIIRDNIELERLQEELKQFNKELEEKIGLGKQILEKLKERAQIVDDPVEKKRIEGAIFTFSTRIQDLQTILQANLQFLVSIEQTLQNNRALLDAIERTITITKTVLTIGLSIRTSLINQKRAMETVKATQEYTAELLKSNAEAIKGQTKEIESLYTSPVVAINKLEEAYNTLMSAITDFEEVRRRGIEVATQNIAKLEEMNKKLKEKLEQ
- a CDS encoding cupin domain-containing protein, encoding MVVRTGIIDKDEVLKILKKEEYTNLFVWYDPPNTTYDWHTHPFDEVRWIIDGEITIGTEREVVTLYPGDKMNVPAGTRHFAKVGNEGVVYICGCELPLIEMRGFPLQRVR
- the rsgA gene encoding ribosome small subunit-dependent GTPase A, translated to MVKGIIVERAGQKITVFVEKEGKYYRGIPLGKVRKKDKVYAGDIVKGRVVDKETFAIEEIEERKNLLIRPPIANVDKVVIVSTIQNPPFQNFLLDNLLVVYSHLGLETTIVFNKIDILDEEGKKELEKWFKIYTEAGYKVIKVSAETEEGLPQLKEDLKGKISIFAGPSGVGKSSIISKLTGRELKVGEVSKKTERGKHTTREVSLIPFDGGFIGDAPGFSRVDALNFMEKEDVRLYFPEFLRYECKYSDCMHLNEDGCMVKEALRRGEISCERYKSYLKMIKEFVKWLPEVCD
- the panB gene encoding 3-methyl-2-oxobutanoate hydroxymethyltransferase — protein: MAITTATFLEKKKKGEKISVITAYDYLTAKIVDSAGVDAILVGDSLGMVVLGYSSTIPVTLEEMIYHTKAVVRARKNAMVIMDMPFLSYQTGIRDAILNAGRALKETGCDAVKIEGGVSQKETIRALVEAGIPVMGHIGLQPQSVNIYGGYKLRGVGEEREKLIEDAKAVEEAGAFAVVLEKIPKDLAREITEMLSIPTIGIGAGKYCDGQVLVFHDMVGLFDEFKPKFVKRYAELGKLAKDAVRQYVEEVRSGKFPDEEHSY
- a CDS encoding oligopeptide/dipeptide ABC transporter ATP-binding protein, with protein sequence MILEVRNVYKEFPIKRNFFGKVVKQLRALSGVSLKIFKGETVGVIGESGCGKSTLGKIILDLEKPTKGEVLYKGKNINLLKGKDYKVYRKNVQAVFQNPQSSLNPRMKVWEIITEGLKINYSFSKEELKRIAKELLEKVALPSSYLEKYPKELSGGQKQRVAIARAIAMKPELIVLDEPTSALDVSVQAQIVNLLIDLKEELNISYFFISHSLPVVEVISDKVIVMYKGFIVEEGETSNVLGSPKHPYTKLLISSLPSFEKKNKEKIPIDTLFEEKDIQEIKGCPFYLRCNIRKKECLSYDMKPFEISGNHKVSCIGVF
- a CDS encoding tetratricopeptide repeat protein, which gives rise to MGKFFVFLFVTLSLINAYGDTKETDYFSGGMKAYKNNNYKKALEFFKKAYDIGNSKGCYELGAMYQNGEGVGKNYQKAIEFYSKACELGEGKGCTNLGYMYDFGLGVKEDDQKAAELYSKGCKLGDGLGCYNSGVMYQNGKGVGKNYQKAVELYSRACKLGKGGGCTNLGYMYEDGLGVEKNYQKAIELYSKGCRLGNGLGCNNLGVMYAKGKGVIKDDREAVKLYLKACSLGNALGCSNLAYRFYNGQTVERDFETAIFLWERACELGYKVSCQKVKEVENELKKRPSFFGLKVGFTTEEEFKKIVKDKGWKIEKAGHRIVKDDISNPNVTGYVVSGIPLEKISSAYFWFFKGKLMKIEYRLSESKDKSTFYTYYDLLRNKYGNPDSYTKPHLADGKAVWNIGGVEIKLFSPWVSEITYLTYTDLYLSSLADKSDREIYKEETKKEAKPLEGI
- a CDS encoding ComF family protein, with the protein product MGRGRKTSFLKLAKNVFLDILFPEYCVACGSFLLLDHYYIACEDCWKSFFKEFKGKKCKLCGFPLKLKPGIGDLCRECYEKKRKFFFDKVEYFGLYNDLIDISLKALKFEKRKPIGLKIGETIKSHFLNFLKKVSPDFVVPVPLSEERMKERGFNQCEVILEGAEISYVPLAKKLFNPKRQSELSAEDREKNIKGVFEVSYSVEGKKVLIFDDVFTTGSTCNELAKELKKSGAKKVFVYTVARSV
- a CDS encoding DNA repair exonuclease yields the protein MLKIAHVSDTHLGYTQYRLIERKKDFIVSFEKAIDKMIEEKVDIILHTGDLFETYQPDMVSLSKCISILQKVKNAGIEFIAITGNHDRVLRRGTIPPHKILEELKLVKLVDPYDVLEIDGILIAGFRFFPKRMINALKEEFFPSLEEKAEKFKYSILMFHQGVGQYLPYEESFEMEFSDFPRNFNYYAGGHIHAFLKENLGKGIFSYAGSTEFRTKKEALLGKRGFNILDIESNEFKRVEIENLRPFEVLNLTEENVKEELLKLLDRVERHEIPPVVLVSYTYKDLEIETFKKVLEDIEKKSLLLRIDKRRVRSEEELVSYVDKGKKLADFLVEFLREQNQNEKVISLAKEIIDSNEELVEDVVKSFLKEEIGKGWEEVEKLLS
- the hisC gene encoding histidinol-phosphate transaminase produces the protein MFSLPEHIKKVHVYEPGKPEDELKRELGLNEIVKLASNENPLGPSPQAVRAIIEDLKNLHRYPDGNSFYLKKALSEHLGVEVENIFVGLGSNEALDIISRAYLRPGLNAVYSEKSFAVYPIVVQLSGAEHKVVKVKDNYYMDLKAHLDAIDENTAVVFLANPNNPTGTAFSKKEFEAFLRDFPDDVLLVLDEAYYEYAVGAGFDVPNGVEYIYEKNIVVTRTFSKIYGLAGLRLGYAVAKKEIIQDMNRIRQPFNVTRPSQVAGVAALEDKMFIKHSQVVNEEGKKYLYEQFEKLGLEYVPTYANFILVKVGFPSREVFKRLLQKGVIVRAMDGYGFPDHIRVTIGTMKENIFFIKKLKEVLEELKGEKL